GCCATCCGCCTGAATGACCAGTTCGAGCTCTCGGTTTATGACAGAGATGATTTATTCATTGGTCTCCACGGTGCTCACACCATTCTGGAGCCCAGTCCGGTGGGCCGCTTCTCCTATTCCGACGAAGCCTGAGCGAAGGTCTCCCATGGAACAGCTCTTCTCCACAGTCCTCACCCACCATGTCTTCCTGGTCTTCGGGATCCTGGCCATCATCGGCTCGGGGGTCATGATCGCCTCGCGGAATGCCGTCCATTGTGTCATCGGCTTCCTGCTCGCCATGATCTCCATCGCCGGAGCCTACCTCTGTCTCCGCGCCGAGTTCCTCGCCATGGCCCAGATCCTGGTCTATGCGGGGGGTATCGTGGTGCTCTTTCTCTTCGTGGTCATGCTGGTGGAGATGACCAAATACAAGGAGAAGAAGATCTTCCAGCGGCAGACGGCGGTGGCGCTCCTGATGGTGGTCGTGGCCGCTCTGGTCTTCGTCGGGATCTTCGTCCGGACTCTTTTCGGCAAGGGTTCGGAGGCCGCCCTGACCCTTGCCCCGGAGCTCACGGTGGACGGGTTCAATGCCGCCACCCACAACGCCCAGGCCGTCAGCCGGGGGCTCTTCGCCGGATATCTCCTCCCCTTCGAGATCCTGTCGGTGATCCTCCTGGTGGCCCTGGTGGGTGCGGTGGTCCTGGCCAAAGTGGATAGGAGCTGACCATGGTCCCGATGAATCACGTCCTGGTGATCTCCTTCCTGCTCTTCTGCATCGGGGCGGCGGGGGTGCTCATCCGCCGCAATGTCCTGATCGTCCTGATGTGTGTGGAGCTGATGCTCAACGCCGCCAACCTGAACCTCATCGCCTTCGCCCGCCACAGTGGCACCGTGGCCGGGCAGGCCTTTGCACTCATGATCATGGGTTTGGCTGCGGCGGAGGTCGCCATCGGCCTTGCCCTGGTGGTGGCCCTCTACCGCAAGAAAGAGACCGTCCAGGTGGACGGGATCAATCTGCTGAAGGGCTAGGAGTCTATGATGCACCTGGAACACGCGGCTGCCGCCGCCACGACGCACCTCTCCTGGCTCTGGCTCATCCCCTTCCTGCCCGCCTTCGGTTTCGTCATCAACGGACTCCGGGGTCTGGTGGCCAGGGCCCGGGGACAGCAGGCCCCCAGCCCCCGCTCCGTGGACATCGTAGCCCTGGGCAGCATGGGCCTTGCTTTCATCCTCACCCTGCTGGCCTTCGGCAGGCTCTTCACCCTGGATCCCCAGGCCCGCTGTCTGGGGCAGAACCTCTGGTCCTGGTTCGAGCTGGGAGGGGCCCATGTCTTCGGGGGGCTCACCCAGACCCGCATGAGCTGGGCCTACCGCTTTGACGCGCTGAGCGGCTGCATGGCCCTGCTGGTCACGGGGGTGGGCTTCCTGATCCACCTCTTCAGCACCGGCTACATGGGCGAGGAACGCCGGGACGGGCGGTACTACCGATTCATGGGCTACCTGAACCTCTTTGTCTTCAGCATGCTGAATCTGGTCCTGGGCGCCAACATCATGATGATGTTCCTGGGCTGGGAGGGGGTGGGCCTCTGTTCCTACCTGCTCATCGGCTTCTACTTCGATCTCAACTCCGCTGCCGTGGCCGGCAAGAAGGCCTTTGTGGTCAACCGCAT
The sequence above is drawn from the uncultured Holophaga sp. genome and encodes:
- the nuoK gene encoding NADH-quinone oxidoreductase subunit NuoK; protein product: MVPMNHVLVISFLLFCIGAAGVLIRRNVLIVLMCVELMLNAANLNLIAFARHSGTVAGQAFALMIMGLAAAEVAIGLALVVALYRKKETVQVDGINLLKG
- a CDS encoding NADH-quinone oxidoreductase subunit J: MEQLFSTVLTHHVFLVFGILAIIGSGVMIASRNAVHCVIGFLLAMISIAGAYLCLRAEFLAMAQILVYAGGIVVLFLFVVMLVEMTKYKEKKIFQRQTAVALLMVVVAALVFVGIFVRTLFGKGSEAALTLAPELTVDGFNAATHNAQAVSRGLFAGYLLPFEILSVILLVALVGAVVLAKVDRS